Proteins from a single region of Phyllopteryx taeniolatus isolate TA_2022b chromosome 10, UOR_Ptae_1.2, whole genome shotgun sequence:
- the LOC133484894 gene encoding gastrotropin-like: MSFTGKYELESQENYDKFLEAIGRLSAKTDSKVQTEVLQDGNGFTWTQTTANWTWSNKFTTGQECELVTMTGSKFKAPVSMEGGKISIQFPQYLFTAEMVNDKLVMSCITPGEKGVTFTRVSRRI, from the exons ATGTCTTTCACTGGGAAATATGAGTTGGAGAGTCAAGAAAACTACGACAAGTTCCTTGAAGCAATTG GACGTCTTAGTGCCAAGACTGACAGCAAAGTGCAGACAGAAGTGCTTCAGGATGGAAATGGTTTCACTTGGACTCAAACCACTGCCAACTGGACTTGGTCTAATAAGTTCACCACTGGTCAGGAATGTGAGCTGGTGACAATGACAGGTTCCAAATTCAAG GCCCCCGTCAGTATGGAAGGTGGGAAGATTTCAATACAATTTCCACAATACCTCTTCACAGCTGAGATGGTGAACGATAAGTTGGTCATG AGTTGCATCACTCCAGGAGAGAAGGGTGTGACTTTCACAAGAGTGAGCAGGAGGATCTGA
- the LOC133484774 gene encoding gastrotropin-like — protein MSLNGKYVLESHENYNEFLQALGMSKVEVVNEDMVTDIYQGAYYRIAKFMGGDVLTNTFMPGKEAELEDLDGTTFMTTVNLEGGKIKIQFPKYVYTAEVSGDKLIEINSFPDGVTNKMVSRKLLD, from the exons ATGTCTTTGAATGGCAAATATGTGCTGGAGAGTCATGAGAACTACAACGAGTTCCTGCAAGCTCTTG GAATGTCAAAGGTGGAGGTGGTCAATGAAGACATGGTGACCGACATCTATCAGGGCGCTTACTACAGGATTGCCAAATTTATGGGTGGTGATGTGTTGACCAACACATTCATGCCTGGCAAGGAGGCAGAACTGGAAGATCTGGACGGCACAACATTCATG ACTACTGTCAATTTGGAGGGAGGTAAAATCAAGATCCAGTTCCCTAAATATGTTTACACTGCCGAGGTATCTGGAGACAAACTTATTGAA ATTAATTCCTTTCCGGATGGGGTTACCAACAAAATGGTTAGCAGGAAACTACTAGattag